A DNA window from Streptomyces sp. 71268 contains the following coding sequences:
- a CDS encoding F0F1 ATP synthase subunit gamma, with amino-acid sequence MGAQVRVYKRRIKSVTATKKITKAMEMISASRIVKAQRQVDASTPYANELTRAVTAVATGSNTRHPLTTEVERPTRAAVLLITSDRGLAGGYSSNAIKAAERLTERLTAEGKEVLPYIVGRKGVAYYGFRDRAVTQSWTGFTDNPTYADAKTVAGPLIEAVTTDTAEGGVDELHIIFTEFVSMMTQTPVDVRLLPLSIDEATEHAEKAGAGKGQILPLFDFEPSAEEVLDALLPRYVESRIYNALLQSAASKHAATRRAMKSATDNAEELIKSLTRLANAARQADITQEISEIVGGASALADATAGSD; translated from the coding sequence ATGGGCGCCCAGGTACGGGTATACAAGCGCCGCATCAAGTCCGTCACCGCCACCAAGAAGATCACCAAGGCGATGGAGATGATCTCCGCGTCACGGATCGTGAAGGCACAGCGTCAGGTCGACGCCTCCACGCCGTACGCGAACGAGCTCACCCGCGCCGTGACGGCGGTTGCCACCGGTTCCAACACCCGGCACCCGCTGACCACCGAGGTGGAGCGCCCGACGCGGGCCGCCGTGCTGCTCATCACGAGCGACCGCGGTCTGGCCGGCGGCTACTCCTCCAACGCCATCAAGGCGGCCGAGCGGCTCACCGAGCGGCTCACCGCCGAGGGCAAGGAGGTGCTGCCGTACATCGTCGGTCGCAAGGGTGTGGCCTACTACGGCTTCCGTGACCGCGCGGTCACGCAGTCGTGGACGGGCTTCACGGACAACCCGACGTACGCGGACGCCAAGACGGTCGCGGGCCCGCTGATCGAGGCCGTGACCACCGATACGGCCGAGGGCGGTGTCGATGAGCTGCACATCATCTTCACCGAGTTCGTGTCGATGATGACGCAGACGCCGGTCGACGTCCGGCTGCTGCCGCTGAGCATCGACGAGGCCACCGAGCACGCGGAGAAGGCGGGCGCCGGCAAGGGTCAGATCCTGCCGCTGTTCGACTTCGAACCGTCGGCCGAGGAGGTCCTCGACGCGCTGCTGCCGCGGTACGTCGAGAGCCGGATCTACAACGCGCTGCTCCAGTCGGCTGCCTCCAAGCACGCCGCCACGCGCCGCGCGATGAAGTCGGCGACCGACAACGCGGAAGAACTCATCAAGTCGCTCACGCGGCTTGCCAATGCGGCCCGTCAGGCCGACATCACCCAGGAAATCAGCGAGATCGTCGGTGGCGCGAGCGCCCTGGCCGACGCGA
- the atpA gene encoding F0F1 ATP synthase subunit alpha: protein MAELTIRPEEIRDALENFVQAYTPDAASREEVGTVSVAGDGIAKVEGLPSAMANELLKFEDGTLGLALNLEEREIGAVVLGEFNGIEEGQPVTRTGEVLSVAVGEGYLGRVVDPLGNPIDGLGEIETESRRALELQAPGVMVRKSVHEPMQTGLKAVDAMTPIGRGQRQLIIGDRQTGKTALAVDTIINQRDNWRTGDPKKQVRCIYVAVGQKGSTIAGVRGALEEAGALEYTTIVAAPASDPAGFKYLAPYTGSAIGQHWMYQGKHVLIVFDDLSKQADAYRAVSLLLRRPPGREAYPGDVFYLHSRLLERCAKLSDELGAGSMTGLPIVETKANDVSAFIPTNVISITDGQCFLESDLFNAGQRPALNVGISVSRVGGSAQHKAMRQVSGRLRVDLAQFRELEAFAAFGSDLDAASKASLERGKRMVELLKQGQYAPYSTEDQVVSIWAGTSGKMDDVPVADIRRFERELLDYLHREHKDLLTSIREGGKMSDDTLQAVADAIASFKRQFETSDGKLLGEG, encoded by the coding sequence ATGGCGGAGCTCACGATCCGGCCGGAGGAGATCCGGGACGCACTGGAGAACTTTGTCCAGGCGTACACGCCGGACGCGGCCTCGCGCGAGGAGGTCGGTACGGTCAGCGTTGCCGGTGACGGCATCGCGAAGGTCGAGGGGCTGCCCTCGGCCATGGCGAACGAGCTGCTGAAGTTCGAGGACGGCACCCTTGGTCTCGCCCTCAACCTTGAGGAGCGCGAGATCGGCGCGGTCGTCCTCGGCGAGTTCAACGGCATTGAGGAGGGCCAGCCGGTCACGCGTACCGGCGAGGTCCTCTCGGTAGCCGTCGGCGAGGGTTACCTGGGTCGCGTCGTCGACCCGCTCGGCAACCCGATCGACGGCCTCGGCGAGATCGAGACCGAAAGCCGTCGCGCCCTGGAGCTGCAGGCTCCCGGCGTCATGGTGCGTAAGTCGGTGCACGAGCCGATGCAGACCGGCCTCAAGGCCGTCGACGCGATGACCCCGATCGGCCGCGGCCAGCGCCAGCTCATCATCGGTGACCGCCAGACCGGCAAGACCGCCCTGGCCGTCGACACGATCATCAACCAGCGGGACAACTGGCGCACCGGCGACCCCAAGAAGCAGGTCCGCTGCATCTACGTCGCCGTCGGCCAGAAGGGCTCCACCATCGCCGGCGTGCGCGGCGCGCTGGAGGAGGCGGGCGCGCTGGAGTACACGACGATCGTCGCGGCTCCGGCCTCGGACCCCGCGGGCTTCAAGTACCTCGCCCCGTACACCGGCTCGGCCATCGGCCAGCACTGGATGTACCAGGGCAAGCACGTCCTGATCGTCTTCGACGACCTCTCGAAGCAGGCCGACGCCTACCGCGCCGTGTCCCTGCTGCTGCGCCGCCCGCCGGGCCGCGAGGCGTACCCGGGTGACGTCTTCTACCTGCACTCGCGGCTCCTCGAGCGCTGCGCCAAGCTCTCGGACGAGCTGGGTGCCGGCTCGATGACGGGTCTGCCGATCGTCGAGACGAAGGCCAACGACGTGTCGGCGTTCATCCCGACCAACGTCATCTCCATCACCGACGGCCAGTGCTTCCTGGAGTCCGACCTGTTCAACGCGGGCCAGCGGCCGGCGCTGAACGTCGGTATCTCGGTCTCCCGAGTCGGTGGTTCGGCCCAGCACAAGGCCATGCGCCAGGTCTCGGGTCGACTCCGCGTGGACCTCGCCCAGTTCCGCGAGCTGGAGGCGTTCGCCGCCTTCGGTTCCGACCTGGACGCGGCCTCCAAGGCGTCGCTGGAGCGCGGTAAGCGCATGGTCGAGCTGCTCAAGCAGGGCCAGTACGCGCCGTACTCCACCGAGGACCAGGTCGTCTCGATCTGGGCCGGTACCTCCGGCAAGATGGACGACGTGCCGGTCGCGGACATCCGTCGCTTCGAGCGCGAGCTGCTTGACTACCTGCACCGGGAGCACAAGGACCTGCTGACCTCGATCCGTGAGGGCGGCAAGATGTCGGACGACACGCTCCAGGCGGTCGCCGACGCCATCGCCTCCTTCAAGCGGCAGTTCGAGACCTCGGACGGCAAGCTGCTGGGTGAGGGCTGA